In the Microtus pennsylvanicus isolate mMicPen1 chromosome 6, mMicPen1.hap1, whole genome shotgun sequence genome, one interval contains:
- the LOC142852611 gene encoding LOW QUALITY PROTEIN: uncharacterized protein LOC142852611 (The sequence of the model RefSeq protein was modified relative to this genomic sequence to represent the inferred CDS: inserted 2 bases in 1 codon), producing the protein MGETGSHGMNAVTYDDVHVDFTWEEWTLLDPSQRNLYKDVMLETYRNLTIIGYSWENHNTEEHCQNSQRHGRPERSHTGDNPVYVQCINAFAYDSHLQRHESIYIGEKPYQCNQCGKAFARNKNLQIHKRTHTGEKPYKCHQCGKAFVRYNHLQTHKRTHTGEKPYECIQCGKTFAQQSHLQMHERTHTGEKPYECNQCGKTFAYSHVLQMHKRTHTGERPYECNQCGKTFARHNNLQMHTRTHTGEKPYECYLCSKAFVQQGHLQIHERTHTGEKPYKCNECGKAFAYHNALKTHIRIHTGEKPYECNECGKAFAHHSHLRVHKRTHTGEKPYECKECGKAFAQHSVLQTHKRRHTGEKPYLCNRCGKFFAHHSGLQMHERTHTGEKPYVCNLCGKDFAYISNLRNHQKKEHXAEKP; encoded by the exons aatgcagtgacctatgatgatgtgcatgttgACTTCACTTGGGAAGAGTGGAcattgctggatccttcccagaggaatctctacaaagatgtgatgctggagacctacaggaacctcactatCATAG gatacagttgGGAAAACCATAATactgaagaacattgtcaaaatTCTCAAAGACATGGAAG GCCTGAAAGAAGTCATACTGGAGATAATCCTGTCTATGTTCAATGTATTAATGCCTTTGCATAtgacagtcatcttcaaaggcatgaaagTATATatattggagagaaaccctatcaatgcaatcaatgtggtaaagcctttgcacgtaataaaaatcttcaaatacataaaagaacacatactggagagaaaccctataaatgtcatcagtgtggtaaagcctttgtacgATACAATCATCTCCAAacgcataaaagaacacatactggagagaaaccctatgaatgtattCAATGTGGTAAAACCTTTGCACAGCaaagtcatcttcaaatgcatgaaagaacacatactggagagaaaccatatgaatgtaatcaatgtggtaaaaccTTTGCTTATTCCCATgttcttcaaatgcataaaagaacacatactggagagagaccctatgaatgtaatcaatgtggtaaaaccTTTGCACGTCACAATAATCTTCAGATGCATacaagaacacatactggagagaagccctatgaatgttatttatgttctaaagcctttgTACAACAAGGTCATCTCCaaatacatgaaagaacacatactggagagaagccctataaatgtaatgaatgtggtaaagcctttgcttaTCACAATGCTCTTAAAACACACATAAGAATTCACaccggagagaaaccctatgaatgtaatgaatgtggtaaagcctttgctcaTCACAGTCATCTCCgagtacataaaagaacacacactggagagaaaccctatgaatgtaaggaatgtggtaaagcctttgcacaacaCAGTGTTctccaaacacataaaagaagacatactggagagaaaccctatttaTGTAATCGTTGTGGTAAATTCTTTGCTCATCATAGTGGTCTTCAAatgcatgaaagaacacatactggagagaaaccctatgtatgtAATCTGTGTGGTAAAGACTTTGCATATATAAGCAATCTTCGAAATCATCAGAAAAAGGAACA TGCAgagaaaccataa